Proteins encoded by one window of Glycine soja cultivar W05 chromosome 15, ASM419377v2, whole genome shotgun sequence:
- the LOC114388663 gene encoding uncharacterized protein LOC114388663, translated as MPFPWKKNRVPRISQIVADLQSPKRGGSLVVETGFPTSLIDLFVKNRSRFQKHRSKKPPPPPPPKSLSATDPPPPPPPSPATSPPPRVPTFPATPIQQNDTAVSAPDRIAQCSPRSGVNAVVLVAKILMVLVLVASVERLTVGITASAFSLLLLEYAGRRVVVSCSVPESWWFQKVGMKERVERIEFESEELSNKGLSIDEIEDVETTDEVGVSCEIGDVALKVLEPCLCDEDVSECKIRPSRSGRFRSKMVKLVSKKFRGSKKEKKGEVNKHNEGESGSEISSAVGEEKLPILEIEVEEENGDNKSSNSKLDCGITCSYDNEKRVERVGNSGSSMVLVMIIALVGLLLGRFPALVLLMTWCCLMKIVGILWRSQNVPMIKCSVSNS; from the coding sequence ATGCCGTTTCCGTGGAAGAAAAACCGCGTCCCCCGAATCTCCCAAATCGTCGCCGATCTCCAATCGCCCAAACGCGGCGGCTCCCTCGTCGTCGAGACCGGCTTCCCCACCTCCCTCATCGACCTTTTCGTCAAAAACCGAAGTCGCTTCCAAAAACACCGCTCCAAAAAAccaccgccgccgccgccgccaaaATCCCTCTCCGCCACCGATCCGCCTCCCCCGCCGCCTCCCTCTCCGGCCACCTCTCCGCCGCCACGCGTCCCCACCTTTCCAGCCACTCCAATACAACAAAACGACACCGCCGTTTCGGCTCCGGATCGAATTGCCCAGTGCTCTCCCCGGTCGGGTGTGAACGCTGTCGTTCTCGTCGCGAAGATTCTGATGGTGTTGGTTCTGGTCGCGAGCGTGGAGAGGCTCACCGTCGGAATCACCGCGTCGGCGTTCTCCCTTCTGCTTCTCGAATACGCAGGCCGGCGCGTCGTGGTTTCGTGTTCTGTTCCAGAATCATGGTGGTTCCAAAAGGTTGGGATGAAGGAGCGTGTTGAAAGAATTGAATTTGAATCCGAGGAATTGAGCAACAAGGGTTTGTCAATCGATGAAATTGAGGATGTGGAAACAACCGACGAAGTGGGTGTTAGTTGCGAAATTGGTGACGTGGCATTGAAGGTTTTGGAGCCGTGTTTATGTGATGAAGATGTTTCTGAATGCAAGATTAGACCTAGCCGAAGTGGTAGGTTTAGGTCCAAGATGGTGAAGCTTGTTTCTAAGAAATTTCGTGGGtctaagaaagagaaaaagggtGAGGTGAATAAACACAATGAGGGTGAGTCAGGGAGTGAAATTTCAAGCGCTGTGGGGGAAGAAAAGTTACCAATTTTAGAAATTGAAGTAGAGGAAGAGAATGGGGATAATAAGTCAAGTAACAGTAAACTTGATTGTGGAATCACTTGTTCCTATGATAATGAGAAGAGAGTGGAAAGAGTTGGGAATTCAGGTTCTTCCATGGTTTTAGTTATGATTATTGCCCTTGTTGGGCTTCTTTTGGGGCGCTTCCCAGCATTGGTTCTTTTGATGACATGGTGTTGCTTGATGAAGATAGTTGGGATTCTATGGAGATCACAGAATGTGCCTATGATCAAGTGTTCTGTTTCAAACTCTTGA